A stretch of the Capsicum annuum cultivar UCD-10X-F1 chromosome 8, UCD10Xv1.1, whole genome shotgun sequence genome encodes the following:
- the LOC107839371 gene encoding protein ZINC INDUCED FACILITATOR-LIKE 1: MAEELETLLINKKEYYENCPGCKMDRKKEAQTGLPIKGLITVWVVILSAVLPISSLFPYLYFMIRDFHIAKREEDISTYAGYVGAAYMLGRALTSVFWGAVADRYGRRPVIIFGTFVVVIFNTLFGLSANFWMAVITRLLLGLLNGLIGPIRAYAAEIFRPEYQALGMSTISSAWGIGLIIGPALGGFLAQPAEKYPAVFSKDSIFGRFPYFLPSLCISVFSLVVGIASFWMPESLHNHDSRMPPQSSYKALEAASDTKEGNESTPTQSLLKNWPLMSSIIIYCIFALHDMAYSEIFSLWAVTPRKFGGLSYSTVDVGEVLSISGCGLLFFQLTLYPLVEKYVGPIAIARVAGVLSIPLLACYPYIAMLSGTALTVAINFASLLKNALSISIITGLFILQNKAVDQRQRAAANGLAMTSMSFFKAIGPAGGGLLFSWAQKRLDASILPGSQVVFFVLNVIEAIGVLLTFKPFLVETQKT, encoded by the exons ATGGCGGAAGAATTAGAAACGCTGCTGATAAATAAGAAGGAATACTACGAGAATTGTCCGGGTTGTAAGATGGATCGAAAGAAGGAAGCTCAAACTGGTTTACCCATTAAAGGGCTTATCACTGTATGGGTCGTCATCCTCAGCGCAG TACTTCCAATATCATCTCTCTttccatatctttattttatg ATAAGGGACTTCCACATTGCAAAGAGAGAGGAAGATATTAGTACATATGCAGGTTATGTAG GTGCGGCATATATGCTTGGAAGAGCTCTGACATCTGTTTTTTGGGGAGCAGTGGCTGATCGATATGGCCGAAGGCCAGTTATAATTTTCGGCACTTTTGTAGT GGTTATTTTCAATACTCTCTTTGGTCTTAGTGCCAACTTTTGGATGGCAGTCATTACACGGTTGCTTCTCGGTTTATTAAATGGTTTGATTGGACCAATAAGG GCATATGCCGCGGAAATTTTTCGTCCAGAATATCAAGCACTGGGAATGTCAACG ATTAGTAGTGCATGGGGCATTGGATTGATTATTGGCCCAGCTTTAGGAGGCTTCCTTGCTCAG CCTGCAGAGAAATATCCGGCTGTATTCTCAAAGGATTCTATATTTGGGAG GTTTCCCTATTTCTTGCCTAGCTTATGCATATCAGTGTTCTCCTTGGTTGTGGGTATTGCTTCATTTTGGATGCCG GAATCACTACACAATCATGATTCACGAATGCCGCCTCAAAGTTCATACAAGGCTCTGGAGGCTGCATCGGATACAAAAGAAGGAAACGAATCAACCCCAACGCAAAGCCTTCTCAAGAACTGGCCATTGATGTCATCTATCATCATATACTGCATCTTTGCTCTTCATGATATGGCTTACTCAGAG ATCTTCTCATTATGGGCTGTGACCCCCAGAAAGTTTGGAGGCTTAAGTTATTCAACTGTTGATGTTGGTGAAGTACTGTCGATCTCAG GATGTGGCCTTCTATTCTTTCAACTAACTCTGTATCCATTGGTTGAGAAGTATGTTGGTCCAATTGCCATTGCTCGTGTTGCAGGA GTTTTGTCAATTCCGTTATTGGCATGTTACCCTTATATTGCTATGCTCTCTGGGACCGCCCTCACTGTGGCAATAAATTTTGCATCCTTGTTGAAGAATGCTTTATCT ATTTCTATCATAACGGGGCTGTTCATATTGCAAAACAAAGCAGTG GATCAGCGACAACGAGCAGCTGCTAATGGACTTGCCATGACATCAATGTCATTTTTCAAAGCTATCGGTCCAGCTGGAGGAGGATTACT CTTTTCTTGGGCTCAAAAGAGGCTTGATGCTTCCATTCTTCCAG GTTCTCAAGTGGTATTCTTTGTGCTGAATGTGATAGAGGCAATTGGTGTGTTGCTGACATTCAAACCATTCCTAGTTGAAACACAAAAGACTTAA